The DNA region GCAAACCGCTCATCATCCACACCCGGTCGGCCGCGCAGGATACGCTGCGCATCATGGCCGAGGAAAATGCCGGCAGCGTCGGCGGAGTGATGCACTGTTTCACCGAGAACCTTGAAGTCGCCAATGCGGCGATCGATCTTGGATTCTTCATCTCGTTTTCGGGCATCCTGACGTTTAAGAACGCGACCATCATCAAGGGGGTTGCGCAAAGCATTCCTCTCGACAGGATGCTGATCGAAACGGATTCTCCTTATCTGGCCCCGACACCGCATCGAGGCAAAACCAACCAGCCGGCCTACGTGAAGCATGTTGCCGAGGAGATCGCCAGATTGCGGAATATCACGGTCGATGAAGTTGGGCTGGCAACCACACGCAACTTCAAACGGTTGTTCCTGAATCAGCTGTAGTTAATTGATATTGAATGGATTAAAGTCGAAGCCGCTTTGTCTTCATCACACCTTTTTTGCGCATAATGTATATTATGTAAAATTGTAAAAATCATGCGGCAACTAATTGCGGATAAGCCCGGCGACGGCCACTCCCCATCCCAAACCAGAGAACTGCTGCAATTTGCCTGGCCGGTCCTGATTGCCCAGCTTGCCTTGATGACAAACAGCGTAATCGATACCGCGATGGCCGGCCGGTTGTCCGCGATCGATCTGGCCGCAGTAGGAATTGCCTCCTCGATCATGGCCACCGTGCTGATGTCACTGATCAGCGTGCTGCTCGCGCTCCCGCCGATAATTGCCCACTTATATGGTGCCGGGCAACGCGCAGACATAGGCCGCGAGATCCATCAGAGCATCTGGATTTCCCTGGTGCTCGCGCTTGTGGCGATCACTCTGCTTTGCTTCCCTGAGCCGTTCATCGCAATCTCGTCGCTGCAACCCGTGGTAGAAAGCAAAGTCAGAGCCTATCTGGCAGCATCAGCATGGGGTGTGCCTGCCACCATTGCGCTGAGAATATTCTTTGGCCTATCGACAGGCATTGGCCGCCCGCAACCTGTCATGTTCATCAACCTGATGGCCCTGCTATTCAAAATCCCCCTGAATGCGGTCTTAATGTTTGGCTTGCTGGGATTCCCGGCGATGGGGGCAACGGGCTGTCCGGTTGCCACGGCACTGGATGCCTGGCTGATGGCTGTGTTCGTGTGGATCTGGTGCCTGCGACATCCGGATTACACGGAATTCAAGATACAGGCTCGATTCACCCTGCCAGACTGGGAAGCGATCTGGAATTTCTTGCGCCTGGGTATCCCCATCGGACTTACTTTCGTTGCCGACGTGACTGCGTTCACCATGATGGCGCTATTTATTGCCAGGCTCGGGCCGGTCGTGTCAGGCGCCCACCAGATCGCGGCGAATCTCGCCGCCATGGCATTCATGGTTCCGCTATCGCTTGGCAATGCAACCGCAGTAATGGCCGGACAAGCCATTGGCGCAGGACAACCCGAACGTGCCAGGCATATCAGTTGGCTAGGGATCCGCCTTGGCATGTCGATCGCGGTTGTCATCAGCTTGCTGTTCTGGCTAGGTTCGCCACAAATCGCAGCCATCTATACGACAGATCCGCAGGTCCAGAAGATCGCTATCCCCCTGATTGCGCTGGTCGGTTTGTATCACCTTGGCGATGCGTTACAGGCAGTGGCCGTCAATGCCCTGCGGGGATACAAGAAGTCAGCCGTACCGATGCTGATCTATGCCTCCGTCCTGTGGGGATTGGGCCTGGGGGGCGGGATCCTGCTGGGGTTGACAGACAAACTCGGTCCGCCACGCGGAGCGGTCGGCTTCTGGATCGCTGCTATCGGCAGTCTTTGGCTGGTAGCCGGCCTAGTTGCGCTATACCTCAATGCTGTCAGCAGAGTGCATCGGCGCATTTAAAGGCAGTCGCACAATACTTGACAAGTTAACTAGGTAATGCAAGCATGATCCCACGGTTTGCTGATGATCAGGCAGCGCGCTTCAATTGCCAGGTCGGCACATTCCGTTTCTCACGTTGATTGGTACGGCAAGCAAAGAAACAAAGGCGGATCGGTGTCAATCTCGACATTAATCCTGAGTTGATTTTTAATTTTCCAAGGAGAGTTAAATGTCTATAGTCCCATTTGTTATTTTTGGTATCGTCGTCGTTGCCGCAATCATCATCTGGATTGATGATGCAGCCATACATAGAGTCACCCACCACGATGATCTGATGCACGGACACTGATTCGTCGGAGGGATAAATTGAAGGGTTGGCGTAATTGCCAACCCTTTTTCATTGGAAAGTCTGTAGCGAACTGGTGGGCGGTACTGGGTTCGAACCAGTGACCCCTGCCGTGTGAAGGCAGTGCTCTACCGCTGAGCTAACCGCCCGATAGAGGGCGCGCATTTAATCATAGGGAAACATATATGGTCAATTTCTTTATCGGTATTGGCCAACTATCGTAGAATGCGCGGCTTCATTTCAAGCCCCATCAAACAGGAAAGCAACATGACCGTCCGTACCCGCTTCGCTCCCAGTCCAACCGGATATCTGCACATTGGAGGTGCCCGCACGGCACTGTTCTCCTGGGCCTACGCACGCAAACACGGCGGTACATTCATCTTGCGTATCGAAGATACCGATGTCGAACGCTCCACACCGGAGGCCGTACAAGCCATCCTGGATGGCATGGACTGGCTCAAGCTGAACTACGACGAAGGCCCCTACTACCAGATGGAGCGCATGCCGCGCTACAAGGAGGTCATCCAGCAGATGCTGGCTGCCGGCCATGCCTACTATTGCTATACCACGCCGGCCGAACTGGATGCCATGCGCGAAGCGCAACGTGCGCGCGGCGAAAAACCCCGCTATGACGGAACATGGCGCCCTGAGCCGGGCAAGACCTTGCCCGCCATCCCCGCCGATGTAAAACCGGTCGTACGTTTCAAAAACCCTGCCGAAGGTGTCGTTGGCTGGAAGGACATGGTCAAAGGACATATCGAATTCAGCAACACCGAACTGGACGATCTCATCATCGCGCGTTCGGACGGCACGCCGACCTATAATTTTTGCGTGGTGGTGGATGACTGGGACATGGGCATCACCCAGGTGATACGCGGCGACGACCACGTCAACAACACTCCGCGCCAGATCAATATCCTCAAGGCCTTGGGGGCGAAATTGCCGAACTACGCTCACCTGTCGATGATACTCGGCGACGACGGCACCAAACTGTCCAAGCGCCACGGCGCAGTGAGCGTGATGCAATACGACGAAGACGGCTACCTGCCGGAGGCGGTCATCAACTACCTGGCACGCCTGGGCTGGTCGCATGGCGACGACGAAGTCTTCTCGGTGACGCAGTTCTGCGAGTGGTTCGACCTCGACCATATCACCCCTTCCGCCGCCCAGTTCAACACCGAAAAACTGAACTGGCTGAACAACCATTACTTGAAACTGACCGACAACGGAAAGCTGGCCGACATGGTGCGGCCACGCCTGGAAGCGCGCGGTATCAAGATCGGCGACAGCCCGGACCTGGGCGCCATCGCCGGCCTGTATAAGGAACGCGTCGCCACCCTGAACGAACTGGCCGATGCGGCCGAAGTGTTCTATATCGACCTGCATCCGGAAGCCGCCCTGCTGGAAGCACAGCTTTCTGCCGAATCCGTCCCCGCCCTGCACGACCTGCTGCTGCAATTCAAGACCGTCGCATGGGAGACCGCCGCCATCAGCGCCGCCATCAAGGAAGTCATCGGCAAGCACGGCCTGAAGATGCCCAAGCTTGCCATGCCTTTGCGCGTCATGCTCACCGGGCAAACCCAGACACCTTCTGTGGATGCGCTGGTCGCACTCTTCCCGCGCGAAATGGTATTGGCGCGCATGGAAAAGAACCTCGCGAAAAAATCTGTTTGAGTTGCTTTACAAGGTCGGATGCCATCACTATAATGCGCGCTCTTTTCGGGGCATCCCGGGGGTATAGCTCAGCTGGGAGAGCGCTTGCATGGCATGCAAGAGGTCAGCGGTTCGATCCCGCTTACCTCCACCAAAAAGAAAAGCAGCAACGAAGTCCCCTTCGTCTAGAGGCCTAGGACACCGCCCTTTCACGGCGATAACACGAGTTCGAATCTCGTAGGGGACGCCACATTAAATATGCACGTTTCGTCAGGACGCTGCAAAAAAACTCCGCAACACAAATTAAAAGCCCTTCCAGGGCTTTTTTGTTGCCGTCCTGGGTGATCCGGTTTTTTCGGAACCTGCTGGATGTATGCCGCCTGAGATAGAATCGGTCGAGCACTTTATCCATATCGACGGATTGCCATGAACTCTATGCATGCCTACCTGGCCAGGAAACTGGCACAACTCAAAGCGATCACCGGCATCAGCCTGTTGATGTCGGCAAGCGGAATACTGCTCGTCGTGTTCGCAGCAAGCATGGCGATTCTGGTGTTCATAAATTCCGCCACCCCTACCACCATCACCATCGCCAGCGGCCCCAAAGGCAGCTCGTATCAGAACAACGCAGAGAAGTACAAGGCGATCCTGGCCAAGCAGGGCATCACGGTCAACATCGTTCCCTCGGAAGGCTCCATGGATAACCTCAGGATGCTCTCCAATCCTGCCGTCAAGGTCGATGTGGGATTCGTGATGGGCGGAGAAGTCGGCAACACTGACATCGAACACCTGATGTCCCTCGGCAATGTCGCCTATCAGCCGCTGATGATTTTCTACCGCGGCAAGCCGAAAAAACTGCTTTCCGATTTCAAGGGGCGTCGGCTGGACATAGACCTCGAAGGCAGCGGTACCCATACCCTGGCGCTTGCCCTGCTGAAAGCCAACGGCGTCGTGCCGAACGACGGAACCACGCTGCTGGCTACGGGGGAGGACCCGGCGAAAGCGCTGCTGGATAATCGCGTCGATGCCGTTTTCCTGATGAGCGATTCAACCTCGATAGACACGATACGCTCGTTGCTGCACAACCCGGATGTCCATCTGTTTAACTTCACCCAGGCCGAAGGTTATACGCGCCGCATCGAATACCTGAACATGCTGGAAATCCCCAGGGGCGCACTCGACTTCGGCAAGGACATCCCCCCGGCCGACCTGAACCTGGTTGGCCCCACAGTGGAACTCATCGCTCGCGACAACCTGCACCCCGCACTCTCCGACGTGTTGCTGGAAGCGGCGCAGGAGGTGCACGGCAAGCCCGGCCTGTACAAGAAGCGCGGCGAATTCCCCAACCCGGCGGAGCACGAATTCCGCATCAGCAAGGACGCCAGCCGTTATTACACATCCGGCAAGAGTTTCCTCTACCGTACCTTTCCGTTCTGGATCGCCAGCCTGATCTCGCGCGCACTCGAAGCCATCGTGCCGGTCGTCATCCTGCTGGTTCCGGCATTGAAGATCGCTCCGGCCGTCTACCGCTGGCGGATCAGGTCGCGCATCTATCGCTGGTACCGGGCATTGCTGGAGCTCGAGCGCAACGCCATCAGGTCGTCATTCGATCCCGCCCGGCGGGATGAATTCCTGCAGCAGCTGGAACGCATCGAAGATGCAGCCAACA from Sideroxyarcus emersonii includes:
- a CDS encoding TatD family hydrolase, encoding MFIDSHCHLNFPDLAGQLESIFANMRDNQVSHALCVSVDLPSFPQVLELAHSHDNLYASVGVHPDYELEVEPTQAELVRLAQHPKVVAIGETGLDYYRLTGNLEWQRERFRTHIRAARECGKPLIIHTRSAAQDTLRIMAEENAGSVGGVMHCFTENLEVANAAIDLGFFISFSGILTFKNATIIKGVAQSIPLDRMLIETDSPYLAPTPHRGKTNQPAYVKHVAEEIARLRNITVDEVGLATTRNFKRLFLNQL
- a CDS encoding MATE family efflux transporter — encoded protein: MRQLIADKPGDGHSPSQTRELLQFAWPVLIAQLALMTNSVIDTAMAGRLSAIDLAAVGIASSIMATVLMSLISVLLALPPIIAHLYGAGQRADIGREIHQSIWISLVLALVAITLLCFPEPFIAISSLQPVVESKVRAYLAASAWGVPATIALRIFFGLSTGIGRPQPVMFINLMALLFKIPLNAVLMFGLLGFPAMGATGCPVATALDAWLMAVFVWIWCLRHPDYTEFKIQARFTLPDWEAIWNFLRLGIPIGLTFVADVTAFTMMALFIARLGPVVSGAHQIAANLAAMAFMVPLSLGNATAVMAGQAIGAGQPERARHISWLGIRLGMSIAVVISLLFWLGSPQIAAIYTTDPQVQKIAIPLIALVGLYHLGDALQAVAVNALRGYKKSAVPMLIYASVLWGLGLGGGILLGLTDKLGPPRGAVGFWIAAIGSLWLVAGLVALYLNAVSRVHRRI
- the gltX gene encoding glutamate--tRNA ligase, which produces MTVRTRFAPSPTGYLHIGGARTALFSWAYARKHGGTFILRIEDTDVERSTPEAVQAILDGMDWLKLNYDEGPYYQMERMPRYKEVIQQMLAAGHAYYCYTTPAELDAMREAQRARGEKPRYDGTWRPEPGKTLPAIPADVKPVVRFKNPAEGVVGWKDMVKGHIEFSNTELDDLIIARSDGTPTYNFCVVVDDWDMGITQVIRGDDHVNNTPRQINILKALGAKLPNYAHLSMILGDDGTKLSKRHGAVSVMQYDEDGYLPEAVINYLARLGWSHGDDEVFSVTQFCEWFDLDHITPSAAQFNTEKLNWLNNHYLKLTDNGKLADMVRPRLEARGIKIGDSPDLGAIAGLYKERVATLNELADAAEVFYIDLHPEAALLEAQLSAESVPALHDLLLQFKTVAWETAAISAAIKEVIGKHGLKMPKLAMPLRVMLTGQTQTPSVDALVALFPREMVLARMEKNLAKKSV
- a CDS encoding TAXI family TRAP transporter solute-binding subunit, with product MNSMHAYLARKLAQLKAITGISLLMSASGILLVVFAASMAILVFINSATPTTITIASGPKGSSYQNNAEKYKAILAKQGITVNIVPSEGSMDNLRMLSNPAVKVDVGFVMGGEVGNTDIEHLMSLGNVAYQPLMIFYRGKPKKLLSDFKGRRLDIDLEGSGTHTLALALLKANGVVPNDGTTLLATGEDPAKALLDNRVDAVFLMSDSTSIDTIRSLLHNPDVHLFNFTQAEGYTRRIEYLNMLEIPRGALDFGKDIPPADLNLVGPTVELIARDNLHPALSDVLLEAAQEVHGKPGLYKKRGEFPNPAEHEFRISKDASRYYTSGKSFLYRTFPFWIASLISRALEAIVPVVILLVPALKIAPAVYRWRIRSRIYRWYRALLELERNAIRSSFDPARRDEFLQQLERIEDAANRIVVPAAFGDLLYELRLHINFVRGNLLSKNPQP